Proteins encoded within one genomic window of [Enterobacter] lignolyticus SCF1:
- the nikE gene encoding nickel import ATP-binding protein NikE: MTLITVSAVSHRYLPSALGGRHLPQTVLEDVSFSLNGGETVALLGRSGCGKSTLARLIVGLESPTRGRILWRDEPLSALNRRQQKAFRREIQMVFQDSISAVNPRKTVREILREPMRHLLSLTRAEQLTRASEMLRAVELDDDILDQRPPQLSGGQLQRVCLARALAVEPKLLILDEAVSNLDLVLQAGVIRLLKRLQQQFGTACLFITHDLRLVERFCHRVLVMDAGKIVEAQTPGDRLTFSSEAGRVLQNAVLPAFPVRLRAAP, translated from the coding sequence ATGACCTTAATCACGGTATCTGCGGTTTCTCACCGCTATCTCCCTTCCGCCCTCGGCGGCAGGCACCTGCCCCAGACGGTGCTGGAAGACGTGTCGTTCAGCCTGAACGGCGGCGAAACCGTTGCCCTGCTGGGCCGCAGCGGCTGCGGAAAAAGCACGCTGGCGCGGCTTATCGTCGGGCTGGAGTCCCCAACTCGTGGTCGTATCCTCTGGCGCGACGAGCCGCTGTCGGCGCTGAACCGCCGCCAGCAAAAAGCGTTCCGCCGCGAAATCCAGATGGTGTTTCAGGACTCGATCAGCGCGGTGAATCCGCGCAAAACCGTGCGGGAGATCCTGCGTGAACCGATGCGCCACCTCCTGTCGCTCACCCGGGCGGAACAGCTGACGCGCGCCAGCGAGATGCTGCGCGCGGTGGAGCTGGATGACGACATTCTCGACCAGCGTCCGCCGCAGCTCAGCGGCGGGCAGCTCCAGCGCGTCTGCCTGGCGCGGGCGCTGGCGGTGGAGCCGAAGCTGCTGATTCTCGACGAAGCGGTCTCTAACCTCGACCTGGTGCTGCAGGCGGGCGTCATTCGTCTGCTCAAAAGGCTGCAGCAGCAGTTCGGCACCGCCTGCCTGTTCATCACTCACGATCTGCGTCTGGTGGAGCGTTTTTGCCACCGCGTGCTGGTGATGGACGCCGGTAAAATTGTTGAGGCGCAAACTCCTGGCGACAGATTAACGTTTTCCTCTGAGGCCGGGCGTGTGTTACAAAATGCGGTACTTCCCGCATTTCCCGTGCGCCTACGCGCCGCACCATGA
- the nikD gene encoding nickel import ATP-binding protein NikD: MPQRIDLHNIVLQAGRPLVHGVSLSLTRGRVLALVGGSGSGKSLTCAAALGVLPAGVRQTAGVILADGEPVSPASLRGARIATIMQNPRSAFNPLHTMATHVRETCMALGKPADSATLIAALEAVGLEEPTRVLGRYPFEMSGGMLQRMMIAMAVLSEAPFIIADEPTTDLDVVAQARILDLLDSIMQSRAPGMLLVTHDMGVVARLADDVAVMDNGRIVEQADVDTLFRAPSHAVTRRLISAHLALYGMEIAS; encoded by the coding sequence ATGCCGCAACGTATCGATCTCCACAATATCGTACTGCAGGCCGGGCGGCCGCTGGTGCACGGCGTATCGCTGTCGCTCACCCGCGGGCGCGTGCTGGCGCTGGTCGGCGGCAGCGGCAGCGGAAAGTCGCTGACCTGCGCGGCGGCGCTCGGCGTGCTGCCCGCCGGGGTGCGTCAGACGGCGGGCGTCATCCTGGCGGACGGCGAACCGGTATCTCCCGCTTCGCTTCGCGGGGCGCGCATCGCCACCATAATGCAAAACCCGCGCAGCGCCTTTAATCCGCTGCACACCATGGCGACCCATGTGCGGGAAACCTGCATGGCGCTGGGGAAACCCGCCGACAGCGCCACCCTGATCGCGGCCCTCGAGGCCGTTGGGCTTGAAGAGCCGACGCGGGTGCTGGGGCGCTATCCCTTTGAGATGAGCGGCGGCATGCTGCAGCGGATGATGATCGCCATGGCGGTGCTGTCCGAAGCGCCGTTTATCATCGCCGACGAGCCGACGACCGACCTCGACGTGGTAGCGCAGGCGCGCATTCTCGACCTGCTGGACAGCATTATGCAAAGCCGGGCGCCGGGTATGCTGCTGGTGACCCACGACATGGGCGTGGTGGCGCGTCTGGCTGATGACGTCGCGGTGATGGACAATGGCCGCATCGTGGAACAGGCCGATGTCGATACCCTGTTCCGCGCGCCGTCGCATGCCGTTACGCGCCGCCTGATTTCGGCGCATCTCGCGCTGTACGGTATGGAGATTGCCTCATGA
- the nikB gene encoding nickel ABC transporter permease subunit NikB, whose product MLHYALRRMALLIPMVFAASVIIFLLLRLGAGDPALDYLRLSNLPPTPEMVASTRVMLGLDQPLIAQYGRWLWNALHLDFGLSFATQRPVLDDVLNFLPATLQLAGAALALILLTSVPMGIWAARHRDRLPDFAVRLIAFLGVSMPNFWLAFLLVMLFSVHLQWLPAMGYGGWQHIILPALSIAFMSLAINARLLRASMLDVAGQRHVTWARLRGLNDRQTERRHILRNASLPMITAVGMHIGELIGGTMIIENIFAWPGIGRYAVSAIFNRDYPVIQCFTLIMVVVFAVCNLTVDLLNAALDPRIRRHEGAHA is encoded by the coding sequence ATGCTGCACTACGCGTTACGGCGCATGGCGCTGCTTATCCCGATGGTTTTCGCCGCATCGGTGATTATCTTCCTGCTGCTGCGGCTGGGCGCCGGCGACCCGGCGCTTGACTATCTGCGGCTGTCCAACCTGCCGCCGACGCCGGAGATGGTGGCCTCGACGCGGGTCATGCTCGGGCTGGACCAGCCGCTGATTGCCCAGTATGGCCGCTGGCTGTGGAACGCGCTGCATCTGGATTTCGGCCTCTCTTTCGCCACCCAGCGGCCGGTGCTCGATGATGTGCTGAATTTTTTGCCCGCCACGCTGCAGCTGGCGGGCGCGGCGCTGGCGCTGATCCTGCTGACCTCGGTGCCGATGGGCATCTGGGCGGCGCGTCATCGCGATCGCCTGCCCGATTTCGCCGTACGCCTTATCGCCTTTCTCGGCGTGTCGATGCCCAACTTCTGGCTCGCCTTCCTGCTGGTGATGCTCTTCTCGGTGCATTTGCAGTGGCTGCCGGCCATGGGCTACGGCGGCTGGCAGCACATCATCCTGCCTGCGCTGTCGATTGCCTTTATGTCGCTGGCGATTAACGCCCGCCTGCTGCGCGCCAGCATGCTCGACGTCGCCGGGCAGCGGCATGTCACCTGGGCCCGCCTGCGCGGGCTTAACGACAGGCAAACCGAGCGTCGCCACATCCTGCGCAACGCGTCGCTGCCGATGATCACCGCCGTCGGCATGCATATCGGCGAGCTTATCGGCGGAACGATGATCATTGAGAATATCTTCGCCTGGCCGGGCATCGGCCGCTATGCGGTATCGGCGATTTTCAACCGCGACTATCCGGTTATCCAGTGCTTTACGCTGATCATGGTGGTGGTCTTCGCCGTCTGCAATCTGACCGTCGACCTGCTGAACGCCGCGCTGGATCCGCGCATTCGCCGTCATGAAGGAGCGCATGCATGA
- the nikR gene encoding nickel-responsive transcriptional regulator NikR: MQRITITLDDDLLETLDSLSQRRGYHNRSEAIRDILRASLAQEAMQEHGTQGFAVLSYVYEHEKRDLASRIVSAQHHHHDLSVSTLHVHINHDDCLEISVLKGDMGDVQHFADNVIAQRGVRHGHLQCLPLEK, encoded by the coding sequence ATGCAACGTATCACCATTACCCTTGATGACGATTTACTGGAAACACTGGACAGCCTGAGCCAGCGCCGCGGCTACCATAACCGCTCTGAAGCGATTCGCGACATTCTGCGCGCCTCGCTGGCCCAGGAAGCCATGCAGGAGCACGGCACCCAGGGCTTTGCCGTGCTCTCCTACGTGTATGAGCATGAGAAGCGCGACCTGGCCAGCCGTATCGTCTCCGCCCAGCACCACCATCACGACCTGTCCGTCTCCACGCTGCACGTGCACATCAATCACGACGATTGCCTGGAAATCTCCGTGCTCAAAGGCGATATGGGCGACGTGCAGCATTTTGCCGATAACGTCATCGCCCAGCGCGGGGTGCGTCACGGTCATTTACAGTGTTTACCGCTGGAGAAATAG
- a CDS encoding threo-3-hydroxy-L-aspartate ammonia-lyase, with the protein MNKQILPDYQDVAAAADRIAGLANVTPVMTSRTVNEEMGAEVFFKCENFQRMGAFKFRGAMNALQQFSEEQKKGGVVAFSSGNHAQAIALSAQLMGIPATIVMPKDAPAAKVAATRGYGGNVVMYDRYTEDREQIGRDLAQKHGMTLIPPYDHPHVIAGQGTAAKELFEEVGDLDALFVCLGGGGLLAGSALSARALSPGCAVYGVEPEAGNDGQRSFRSGRIVHIETPTTIADGAQTQHLGELTFPIIQQKVDDILTVTDEELLVAMRFLAERMKMVVEPTGCLGFAAARARREALKGKRIGIIISGGNVDIARYGNFLAG; encoded by the coding sequence ATGAACAAACAGATCTTACCTGATTACCAGGACGTTGCCGCCGCCGCCGATCGCATTGCGGGCCTTGCCAACGTAACGCCGGTGATGACCTCGCGCACCGTTAATGAAGAAATGGGCGCTGAGGTCTTTTTCAAATGTGAAAACTTTCAGCGCATGGGCGCCTTTAAGTTTCGCGGCGCCATGAACGCCTTGCAGCAGTTCAGCGAAGAGCAGAAAAAGGGGGGCGTGGTAGCCTTTTCTTCCGGTAACCACGCGCAGGCGATTGCGCTGTCCGCACAGCTGATGGGCATTCCCGCCACTATCGTCATGCCGAAAGACGCCCCGGCCGCGAAGGTCGCCGCCACGCGGGGTTACGGCGGCAACGTGGTGATGTATGACCGCTACACCGAAGACCGCGAGCAGATTGGCCGCGACCTGGCGCAAAAGCACGGCATGACGCTGATTCCGCCTTACGATCATCCGCACGTGATTGCCGGGCAGGGCACCGCGGCGAAAGAGCTATTTGAAGAGGTCGGCGATCTGGATGCGCTGTTCGTCTGCCTGGGCGGCGGCGGTCTGCTGGCCGGTTCGGCGCTTTCGGCCCGGGCGCTGTCGCCCGGATGTGCGGTATATGGCGTTGAACCCGAGGCCGGTAATGATGGCCAGCGGTCGTTCAGAAGCGGCCGCATTGTCCATATTGAAACCCCTACGACGATTGCCGACGGCGCGCAGACGCAGCATCTTGGCGAGCTCACCTTCCCAATCATTCAGCAGAAGGTGGACGACATTCTCACCGTTACGGATGAGGAGCTGCTGGTAGCCATGCGTTTTCTGGCAGAGCGCATGAAAATGGTGGTTGAGCCGACCGGCTGCCTCGGTTTTGCCGCCGCGCGAGCGCGCCGGGAAGCGCTGAAGGGTAAGCGCATCGGCATCATCATCAGCGGCGGAAATGTTGATATCGCCCGTTACGGCAATTTTCTGGCCGGCTGA
- the nikC gene encoding nickel ABC transporter permease subunit NikC, whose translation MTFFLSARWPVRLALLAIVLLAAVALTSQWWLPYDPQAIDLPSRLLAPGSEHWLGTDHLGRDIFSRLLAATRVSLGSVMACLLLVLAMGLIVGGSAGLIGGRVDQAAMRVADMFMTFPTSILSFFMVGVLGTGLTNVIIAIALSHWAWYARMVRSLVISLRQREFVLAARLSGAGHIRIFIDHLAGAAIPSLLVLATLDIGHMMLHVAGMSFLGLGVTAPTAEWGVMINDARQYIWTQPLQMLWPGLALFISVMAFNMVGDALRDHLDPHLVTEHAH comes from the coding sequence ATGACCTTTTTTCTCTCCGCGCGCTGGCCGGTGCGGCTGGCGCTGCTCGCCATCGTACTGCTGGCGGCGGTTGCGCTGACCAGCCAGTGGTGGCTGCCGTACGATCCGCAGGCCATTGATTTGCCCTCCCGTCTGCTGGCGCCGGGCAGCGAGCACTGGCTGGGCACCGACCATCTGGGGCGCGACATCTTCTCGCGCCTGCTGGCGGCAACGCGCGTCTCGCTCGGCTCGGTGATGGCCTGCCTGCTGCTGGTGCTCGCCATGGGGCTTATCGTCGGCGGCAGCGCCGGGCTGATTGGCGGCCGCGTCGATCAGGCCGCCATGCGCGTTGCGGATATGTTTATGACCTTCCCGACCTCCATTCTCTCCTTCTTTATGGTGGGCGTGCTGGGCACCGGGCTGACCAACGTCATTATCGCCATCGCCCTCTCGCACTGGGCCTGGTATGCCCGTATGGTGCGCAGCCTGGTTATCTCCTTGCGCCAGCGCGAGTTCGTGCTCGCCGCGCGGCTTTCCGGTGCGGGGCATATCCGCATTTTTATCGACCATCTGGCGGGCGCGGCCATTCCGTCTCTGCTGGTGCTGGCGACGCTGGATATCGGCCATATGATGCTGCACGTCGCCGGGATGTCATTCCTTGGCCTCGGCGTAACCGCGCCCACCGCCGAATGGGGGGTGATGATTAACGACGCCCGCCAGTATATCTGGACCCAGCCGCTGCAGATGCTCTGGCCGGGGCTGGCGCTGTTCATCAGCGTGATGGCCTTTAACATGGTGGGTGACGCCCTGCGCGATCATCTGGATCCTCATCTGGTCACGGAGCATGCCCACTGA